A window of the Aeromicrobium phoceense genome harbors these coding sequences:
- a CDS encoding sugar phosphate isomerase/epimerase family protein, with the protein MGKRFTLFTGQWADLTLEEVAELAAGWGYDGLEIAVSGEHLDAWRWDDDDYVEGRLEILRRHGLGCWAISNHLKGQAVCDDPIDDRHRSIVGPRVWGDGEPEGVRRRAAEEMQHTARLAQRMGIDVVVGFTGSSIWQYVAMFPPVPAERIEAGYQDFADRWHPILDVFDECGVRFAHEVHPSEIAYDHWSTVRTLEAIGHREAFGINWDPSHMLWQGLDPVAFISDFADRIYHVDCKDTRMRMGGGRNGILSSHLPWGDQRRGWDFVSTGRGDVPWEDAFRALARIGYDGPISVEWEDAGMDRLRGAPEALEFLKRFDFDLPTASFDSVFDQG; encoded by the coding sequence ATGGGCAAGCGCTTCACGCTCTTCACGGGCCAGTGGGCCGACCTGACGCTCGAGGAGGTCGCCGAGCTGGCGGCCGGCTGGGGCTACGACGGCCTCGAGATCGCCGTGTCCGGCGAGCACCTCGACGCGTGGCGCTGGGACGACGACGACTACGTCGAGGGACGGCTGGAGATCCTGCGCCGGCACGGCCTCGGCTGCTGGGCGATCTCGAACCACCTCAAGGGCCAAGCCGTGTGCGACGACCCGATCGACGACCGCCACCGGTCCATCGTCGGGCCGCGGGTGTGGGGCGACGGGGAGCCCGAGGGCGTGCGCCGCCGCGCCGCCGAGGAGATGCAGCACACCGCGCGCCTCGCTCAGCGGATGGGCATCGACGTCGTGGTGGGCTTCACCGGCTCGTCGATCTGGCAGTACGTGGCGATGTTCCCGCCCGTTCCCGCCGAGCGCATCGAGGCCGGCTACCAGGACTTCGCCGACCGCTGGCACCCGATCCTCGACGTCTTCGACGAGTGCGGCGTCCGGTTCGCGCACGAGGTGCACCCCTCCGAGATCGCCTACGACCACTGGTCGACCGTGCGCACGCTCGAGGCGATCGGCCACCGCGAGGCGTTCGGCATCAACTGGGACCCCAGCCACATGCTGTGGCAGGGCCTCGACCCGGTCGCGTTCATCAGCGACTTCGCCGACCGGATCTACCACGTGGACTGCAAGGACACCCGCATGCGGATGGGCGGCGGCCGCAACGGCATCCTCTCGTCGCACCTGCCGTGGGGCGACCAGCGTCGCGGCTGGGACTTCGTCTCCACCGGTCGCGGTGACGTGCCCTGGGAGGACGCGTTCCGTGCGCTCGCGCGCATCGGCTACGACGGGCCGATCTCCGTGGAGTGGGAGGACGCCGGGATGGACCGGCTCCGGGGCGCGCCCGAGGCGCTCGAATTCCTCAAGCGGTTCGACTTCGACCTGCCCACCGCCTCCTTCGACTCCGTGTTCGACCAAGGCTGA
- the cobU gene encoding bifunctional adenosylcobinamide kinase/adenosylcobinamide-phosphate guanylyltransferase, with amino-acid sequence MRTLITGGVRSGKSFHAESMLVAATDVTYIAPGPAPDPEFDPDWAARVEAHRGRRPEHWKTVETADLERAIAMADGTVIVDCLGTWVTALISELDGWDQTLDDWEPEFWLRVERAVQAMTAHAEDVVVVTNEVGWGVVPEHRSGRLFRDLLGKVNQRFAMDCDEVLLVVSGRVLRL; translated from the coding sequence GTGAGGACCCTCATCACCGGAGGCGTGCGGTCGGGCAAGTCGTTCCATGCCGAGTCGATGCTCGTCGCGGCCACCGACGTCACGTACATCGCTCCCGGTCCGGCCCCCGATCCCGAGTTCGACCCCGACTGGGCGGCGCGCGTCGAGGCCCATCGCGGGCGGCGCCCCGAGCACTGGAAGACGGTCGAGACCGCCGACCTGGAGCGCGCCATCGCGATGGCCGACGGGACGGTGATCGTGGACTGCCTCGGCACGTGGGTCACCGCCCTCATCAGCGAGCTCGACGGCTGGGACCAGACGCTCGACGACTGGGAGCCCGAGTTCTGGCTCCGGGTCGAGCGCGCCGTCCAGGCCATGACGGCCCACGCCGAGGACGTCGTCGTGGTGACCAACGAGGTGGGCTGGGGCGTCGTGCCCGAGCACCGCTCCGGGCGGTTGTTCCGCGACCTGCTCGGCAAGGTCAACCAGCGCTTCGCGATGGACTGCGACGAGGTCCTGCTCGTCGTCTCGGGACGCGTCCTGCGGCTCTGA
- a CDS encoding DNA-3-methyladenine glycosylase I: protein MTFLGPDGEPRCDWAGGAPGFVEYHDGEWGFPVSDDVRLFEKFCLEGFQSGLSWRTILDKRENFRAAFAGFELQAVAAFDESDVLRMLADAGIVRHRGKIEAAINNAGRALELIESEGSLAAFVWRHEPDPAEIPEPQSLTTSPTAISLSKDLKRRGWKFVGPTTVFSFMQAMGLVNDHAHDCVVRARVADARAAFTPPA from the coding sequence ATGACGTTCCTCGGCCCCGACGGCGAGCCGCGCTGCGACTGGGCCGGCGGCGCCCCCGGCTTCGTGGAGTACCACGACGGCGAGTGGGGCTTCCCGGTCTCCGACGACGTCAGGCTGTTCGAGAAGTTCTGCCTCGAGGGTTTCCAGTCGGGCCTCTCGTGGCGCACGATCCTGGACAAGCGCGAGAACTTCCGCGCGGCGTTCGCAGGCTTCGAGCTCCAGGCCGTCGCTGCGTTCGACGAGTCCGACGTGCTCCGGATGCTCGCCGACGCGGGCATCGTGCGGCACCGCGGCAAGATCGAGGCGGCGATCAACAACGCCGGCCGCGCGCTGGAGCTGATCGAGTCGGAGGGCTCGCTCGCGGCGTTCGTGTGGCGTCACGAGCCCGATCCCGCCGAGATCCCCGAGCCCCAGTCGCTGACCACCTCGCCCACCGCGATCTCCCTGTCGAAGGACCTCAAGCGGCGCGGCTGGAAGTTCGTCGGCCCGACCACGGTGTTCTCGTTCATGCAGGCGATGGGCCTGGTCAACGACCACGCGCACGACTGCGTGGTCCGCGCCCGCGTCGCCGACGCCCGCGCGGCGTTCACGCCGCCCGCCTGA
- a CDS encoding adenosylcobinamide-GDP ribazoletransferase, with protein sequence MSRFGDAVRLSVGTFSAVPVPAPRRVDRATAGVAVAIAPLAVVPVGVLVALVAWGGQELGLSSVVVGALAIGLGAWATRGFHLDGLADTADALASSYDRDRALTVARTGDVGPAGAATLVLVLLVQAAAAGTLATCWSWGPVALGGLWCLARVAATVGLRRGVPAARRDGMGATFAGSIGPITLAVVWLAAAAVGAALTATTSAPVLQGVAAVAVALVVVVALIAHVVRRLGGIIGDAVGASVEVALAVLLIGFSAVIP encoded by the coding sequence GTGAGCCGATTCGGGGACGCGGTCCGGCTGTCCGTCGGGACGTTCAGCGCCGTTCCGGTGCCGGCTCCGCGACGGGTGGACCGCGCCACCGCCGGCGTCGCCGTCGCGATCGCGCCGCTGGCGGTCGTCCCGGTCGGTGTGCTGGTGGCCCTGGTCGCCTGGGGCGGGCAGGAGCTCGGGCTGTCCTCAGTTGTCGTCGGCGCGCTCGCGATCGGCCTCGGCGCGTGGGCGACCCGCGGGTTCCACCTGGACGGGCTGGCGGACACCGCCGACGCGCTCGCCTCCTCCTACGACCGCGACCGGGCGCTCACCGTCGCGCGGACGGGTGACGTGGGGCCCGCCGGCGCGGCCACCCTCGTGCTCGTCCTGCTGGTGCAGGCCGCCGCGGCGGGGACCCTGGCGACATGCTGGTCGTGGGGCCCCGTGGCCCTCGGGGGGCTGTGGTGCCTCGCGCGCGTCGCGGCCACCGTGGGCCTGCGGCGCGGCGTCCCCGCGGCCCGTCGCGACGGCATGGGCGCCACGTTCGCCGGCAGCATCGGACCCATCACGCTGGCCGTGGTCTGGCTGGCGGCAGCCGCCGTCGGCGCGGCGCTGACGGCGACGACCTCGGCCCCCGTGCTGCAGGGCGTGGCCGCGGTGGCCGTGGCACTCGTAGTGGTCGTCGCCCTGATCGCCCACGTCGTGCGCCGCCTCGGTGGCATCATCGGCGATGCGGTGGGCGCCTCGGTCGAGGTCGCCCTCGCTGTCCTCCTGATCGGCTTCTCGGCGGTGATCCCATGA
- the cobT gene encoding nicotinate-nucleotide--dimethylbenzimidazole phosphoribosyltransferase, which translates to MITPPSQDALSAARDRLAALAIPAGALGRLGELAVWWSSVRGEATPAAPSNVRAVVFAGDHGVAAHGVSAYPPAVTGAMVRAFVSGVAGVAVLARQHDVHLRVQDLGVDGEFPDLDPSISAYKIRRGTEPLHLTDAMTADEAQRAVDAGAAIAAEEIAAGADLLIGGDMGIGDTTTAAVLTAAVLGLPAVDVVGRGTGIDDAALRVKTDVIDTALRRAQDRTSDPIDLLSALGSPDIAAQAGFISAAAQAGVPVLLDGAIATAAALVAERLTPGVAPWLAAGHRSTEGAQWHALKDLGLEPLLDLGMRLGEGSGAVAAVPLVRSAALLLSEMARLDELL; encoded by the coding sequence ATGATCACCCCGCCCTCGCAGGACGCTCTCTCCGCAGCTCGTGACCGCCTCGCCGCACTGGCGATTCCCGCCGGGGCCCTCGGGCGTCTCGGCGAGCTGGCGGTGTGGTGGTCGTCGGTCCGCGGCGAGGCCACCCCGGCAGCTCCCTCCAACGTGCGAGCCGTCGTCTTCGCGGGCGACCACGGTGTCGCGGCGCACGGCGTCTCGGCCTATCCGCCGGCCGTCACCGGCGCCATGGTGCGGGCCTTCGTCTCCGGCGTCGCGGGCGTGGCCGTCCTGGCCCGCCAGCACGACGTGCACCTGCGGGTCCAGGACCTCGGCGTCGACGGTGAGTTCCCCGACCTCGACCCCTCGATCAGCGCGTACAAGATCCGCCGGGGCACCGAGCCGCTGCACCTGACGGACGCGATGACCGCAGACGAGGCGCAGCGCGCCGTCGACGCGGGCGCGGCGATCGCCGCCGAGGAGATCGCGGCCGGCGCCGACCTGCTGATCGGCGGCGACATGGGCATCGGCGACACCACCACGGCGGCGGTCCTCACGGCCGCGGTCCTCGGTCTCCCGGCCGTCGACGTCGTCGGGCGCGGCACCGGCATCGACGACGCGGCGCTGCGGGTCAAGACCGACGTCATCGACACGGCCCTGCGTCGCGCGCAGGACCGCACGTCCGACCCGATCGACCTGCTGAGCGCGCTCGGCAGCCCCGACATCGCCGCCCAGGCCGGGTTCATCAGCGCCGCTGCGCAGGCGGGCGTCCCGGTCCTGCTCGACGGGGCGATCGCCACGGCCGCCGCGCTCGTCGCCGAGCGCCTCACGCCCGGCGTCGCCCCGTGGCTCGCCGCCGGTCACCGCTCCACCGAGGGCGCGCAGTGGCACGCACTGAAGGACCTCGGGCTCGAGCCGCTGCTCGACCTCGGCATGCGCCTCGGCGAGGGCTCGGGCGCGGTCGCCGCCGTGCCCCTCGTGCGGTCCGCGGCCCTGCTGCTGTCGGAGATGGCGCGGCTCGACGAGCTCCTGTGA
- a CDS encoding SCO6745 family protein, whose amino-acid sequence MTSRALWSAIENLHGGVYFAPDSKARYESVGLKGYWMGYFASRAAALGTPGPRLVVATFHGFAPRLVERALPDAWRMADRDRVLEQRYALARDLLEGVAEGAAALAPRVRSVLQGVDWAGKPLAAAHADLSASDDPVVDFWQSVTALREYRGDCHLAVLTAAGLGGAAANALAVGTGWSWFSDQRTMRGWTEQEWAEAIAGLVTRGWLEPDGTATDTGRAARAQLEDATDRVVAAGLDREAASRLVTLEAELVDLAGQWADDHPALAGRSLRSS is encoded by the coding sequence ATGACCTCACGAGCCCTCTGGTCGGCGATCGAGAACCTGCACGGCGGCGTCTACTTCGCCCCCGACTCGAAGGCCAGGTACGAGTCGGTCGGCCTCAAGGGCTACTGGATGGGGTACTTCGCCAGCCGGGCCGCCGCGCTCGGGACGCCCGGCCCCCGGCTCGTCGTCGCCACGTTCCACGGCTTCGCCCCGCGCCTCGTGGAGCGCGCGCTGCCCGACGCGTGGCGGATGGCCGACCGCGACCGCGTGCTCGAGCAGCGGTACGCCCTGGCTCGCGACCTCCTCGAGGGCGTCGCCGAGGGCGCGGCGGCCCTGGCGCCGCGGGTCCGATCCGTGCTGCAGGGCGTCGACTGGGCCGGCAAGCCGCTGGCCGCCGCCCACGCCGACCTGTCCGCCTCGGACGATCCGGTCGTCGACTTCTGGCAGTCCGTCACCGCCCTGCGCGAGTACCGGGGCGACTGCCACCTCGCCGTCCTCACGGCCGCGGGGCTCGGCGGCGCGGCGGCCAACGCCCTGGCCGTCGGCACCGGCTGGTCCTGGTTCTCCGACCAGCGCACGATGCGCGGCTGGACCGAGCAGGAGTGGGCCGAGGCGATCGCCGGACTCGTGACGCGCGGCTGGCTCGAGCCCGACGGCACCGCGACCGACACCGGCCGGGCCGCGCGCGCCCAGCTGGAGGACGCCACCGACCGCGTGGTGGCCGCGGGCCTCGACCGCGAGGCCGCTTCCCGCCTGGTGACCCTCGAGGCCGAGCTCGTCGATCTCGCGGGACAATGGGCAGATGATCACCCCGCCCTCGCAGGACGCTCTCTCCGCAGCTCGTGA
- a CDS encoding TetR/AcrR family transcriptional regulator — protein sequence MTQTRVSRAERQQQTRDRLVEVATQMFLDVGYSGTSLDKVAVEAGFSKGAVYSNFAGKEELCMAALDTIHAEKIRLVHEMFTEDTSIETRLKSFVEWSRSGLGEPRWTALEVEFAAVARHNPWVASELVKRHREVRRLIAQLISATVEDAGLETTVPVEHVATALLAVGAGLGGLRALDPKIDMDVFGDVLAGLVRPRRDPAAQ from the coding sequence GTGACGCAGACCAGAGTGAGCCGTGCCGAGCGTCAGCAGCAGACGCGTGACCGCCTCGTCGAGGTGGCCACCCAGATGTTCCTGGACGTCGGGTACTCCGGCACGTCGCTGGACAAGGTGGCGGTCGAGGCCGGCTTCTCCAAGGGCGCGGTGTACTCGAACTTCGCCGGCAAGGAAGAGCTCTGCATGGCGGCGCTCGACACGATCCACGCCGAGAAGATCCGCCTCGTGCACGAGATGTTCACCGAGGACACGTCGATCGAGACGCGCCTGAAGAGCTTCGTCGAGTGGTCGCGGTCCGGCCTGGGCGAGCCCCGTTGGACGGCGCTCGAGGTGGAGTTCGCCGCCGTCGCGCGGCACAACCCCTGGGTGGCGTCGGAGCTGGTGAAGCGTCACCGCGAGGTGCGCCGCCTGATCGCGCAGCTGATCTCGGCCACGGTCGAGGACGCGGGGCTCGAGACCACGGTCCCGGTCGAGCACGTGGCCACGGCCCTGCTCGCGGTGGGCGCCGGACTCGGCGGCCTGCGCGCGCTCGACCCGAAGATCGACATGGACGTGTTCGGCGACGTGCTCGCCGGTCTCGTCAGGCCCCGGAGGGACCCCGCGGCTCAGTAG
- a CDS encoding inorganic diphosphatase has product MFFDVTVEIPKGERNKYELDHKTHRIRLDRTLFTSMQYPADYGFIDNTLGNDGDPLDALVILPFPTFPGCVIECRAIGMFKMTDEAGGDDKILCVPAGDPRHDHTQDVGDVSDFDLREIEHFFTSYKDLEPGKSVEEGSEWVGRAEAEAEIQASFERFKANGGY; this is encoded by the coding sequence GTGTTTTTCGACGTCACCGTGGAAATCCCCAAGGGCGAGCGCAACAAGTACGAGCTCGACCACAAGACCCACCGCATCCGGCTGGACCGCACCCTCTTCACGTCGATGCAGTACCCGGCGGACTACGGGTTCATCGACAACACCCTCGGCAACGACGGTGACCCGCTCGACGCGCTCGTCATCCTGCCCTTCCCGACGTTCCCCGGCTGCGTCATCGAGTGCCGCGCGATCGGCATGTTCAAGATGACCGACGAGGCCGGCGGCGACGACAAGATCCTCTGCGTGCCCGCGGGCGACCCGCGCCACGACCACACGCAGGACGTCGGCGACGTGTCCGACTTCGACCTGCGCGAGATCGAGCACTTCTTCACCAGCTACAAGGACCTCGAGCCCGGCAAGTCGGTCGAGGAAGGCTCCGAGTGGGTCGGCCGCGCCGAGGCCGAGGCCGAGATCCAGGCCAGCTTCGAGCGCTTCAAGGCCAACGGCGGCTACTGA
- the dacB gene encoding D-alanyl-D-alanine carboxypeptidase/D-alanyl-D-alanine-endopeptidase — MLPLLVVVTLAAIGALYVRGDLNPILCDGACGPEYVTAPTGLASASPASDRATGVGSAPVDAAALAAAVKDPLASDALGGRTSLVALDARDGTVLAESGDGTHIPASTTKLLTAVAALDTLGPDATFTTSVVRDGDRLVLVGGGDPYLTDTRTKGSPVERADLATLAAATATKVGRARVTLGYDVSLFSGPSVSPAWEEGYVGSVVAPVSPLWIDRGRVGAARSTEPAADAARRFAELLRARRVDVAGEPARVEAPAGATKVAQARSARLSRIVERFLADSDNEVAEVLLRQAALGGGQPGSFAGGAKVATEVLARSGVSTEGLVLNDGSGLSRKNRISATTLAETMVQASARPRLSSTLSGLPVGGFSGTLENRYDRSDARGVVRAKTGTLTGVHSLAGIVTLDGGRPVAFAVMADDTEQVNPFVTQAALDRVAASMATCACGA; from the coding sequence ATGCTGCCGTTGCTCGTGGTGGTGACGCTCGCGGCGATCGGCGCGCTGTACGTGCGCGGCGACCTCAACCCCATCCTGTGCGACGGCGCGTGCGGACCCGAGTACGTCACCGCCCCCACCGGCCTGGCGTCCGCGTCGCCCGCGTCCGACCGGGCCACCGGCGTCGGCTCCGCGCCCGTCGACGCCGCCGCGCTCGCGGCCGCGGTGAAGGATCCGCTGGCGTCCGACGCGCTCGGCGGTCGCACCAGCCTCGTCGCCCTCGACGCCCGCGACGGCACCGTGCTGGCCGAGTCGGGCGACGGCACGCACATTCCCGCCTCCACGACGAAGCTGCTCACCGCCGTGGCGGCCCTCGACACCCTCGGTCCCGACGCCACCTTCACCACCTCGGTGGTGCGCGACGGCGACCGACTCGTGCTGGTCGGCGGCGGCGACCCCTACCTCACCGACACCCGCACGAAGGGTTCGCCGGTCGAGCGCGCCGACCTCGCCACGCTGGCCGCCGCCACGGCGACGAAGGTCGGTCGGGCGCGGGTCACGCTCGGCTACGACGTCTCCCTGTTCTCCGGGCCGTCGGTCAGCCCGGCCTGGGAGGAGGGCTACGTCGGCAGCGTGGTCGCGCCCGTCAGTCCGCTGTGGATCGACCGCGGGCGGGTCGGCGCCGCACGCTCCACCGAGCCGGCCGCGGACGCCGCCCGTCGCTTCGCCGAGCTGCTCCGGGCCAGGCGCGTCGACGTGGCAGGCGAGCCCGCCCGGGTGGAGGCGCCCGCCGGGGCCACGAAGGTCGCGCAGGCCCGCAGCGCCCGGCTGTCGCGGATCGTCGAGCGGTTCCTGGCCGACTCCGACAACGAGGTCGCCGAGGTCCTGCTGCGCCAGGCCGCGCTCGGGGGAGGGCAGCCTGGCTCTTTCGCCGGTGGTGCGAAGGTGGCCACCGAGGTCCTCGCCAGGTCGGGCGTCAGCACCGAGGGACTGGTGCTGAACGACGGCAGCGGGCTCTCGCGCAAGAACCGGATCTCCGCCACCACGCTCGCCGAGACGATGGTCCAGGCGTCGGCCCGGCCGCGCCTGTCCTCGACACTGAGCGGCCTGCCGGTGGGCGGCTTCAGCGGCACCCTCGAGAACCGCTACGACCGCAGCGACGCGCGCGGCGTCGTGCGCGCGAAGACCGGCACCCTCACCGGCGTGCACTCCTTGGCCGGCATCGTCACCCTCGACGGTGGCCGGCCCGTGGCCTTCGCGGTGATGGCCGACGACACCGAGCAGGTCAACCCCTTCGTCACCCAGGCCGCGCTCGACCGCGTCGCCGCGTCGATGGCCACCTGCGCCTGCGGGGCCTAG